In Vicia villosa cultivar HV-30 ecotype Madison, WI unplaced genomic scaffold, Vvil1.0 ctg.000561F_1_1, whole genome shotgun sequence, the sequence CCTGAAATTACCGAATCACATTacaaatatccaaaattataatcAGAAATACATAGTACATTGTTCTCCATTAATATACACATCAAGATGTTGGATTTCACAACCGTGTCAATTAAAATATGTAATGGCAGTGCTCTAACAACTAATGTACCGGTACTGATATATAAAATAGTAGGCAGTAATCAACAAAGCATAGAATGTATTCAGGATAGAGATAATACACAGTGCTGATCTAAAAAAGAAATATTGACGATGAAATAATTGAATTTAATAGGGGGGAGGGGAAAGAACAACCTCCTTCATAATATTTTATGGATACAAATTACGTTAGTTCTATAcaatagaaattaaattattatcaatGATTAACTCAATTAAAGATGTACAAAAGGTAAAGGACAAGATAAGCAATTGAAAAACAAGATTTATATCAGGCCACAGGCCTAGCAAAGCCTTGCATATATGACCCTGGTGTAGTACCACCAACATGATACATCTATGCTTCtattcataactcataacaaCCAAATCAATATATTGAGGCCTTACAACAAAAGTTGTAATTCAGCAGTCCATATTATGTAGAGTGCCAAAGAGAAAAAACAAATCCTAATTACCTCATCAAGGTCTAAACCAATTTGAGAGGCATCACCATCTCCAAAGCGCTCTGCAAGATGTGATTGACATCAATCATTACTTATAAGCATAGATCTCGTTATTGTACATCTAAAATTCACTATCAAATGATcagtacaaaaataaaaatagataaagTAGAATACCAACCATCCAATCCAAACTGTGAAGTTTTGTAAGCCATGCCGTCCAAAGTATCTTGCAGTGTAATCTGCTCCCTAGTACTGACATGACGATCAACATAGTTGCTGCAAGTTCACACAACATATATAATCTCCTGTTAATAAACCAATAACTCTTCCACATGAACCATCTTACATATAACGAATTCGGAAAAACACAAGAGAATACAAGGTCTGCAACTAAAATCTGTTTGTGTCAAGTCAATTATTTGACCCAGGAAAAAAGCTGGTAGCTAAGAGCATATCCAATTACCGACaatctttcaaatgaaataaaataatttcgATAATTATCAGCCAGTAGCCGACAACTGCTGGAGCTACAAGTGGTCATATAATCAAGTACTATGGAACTAACCCTTGAAAAATGTCATTATCTGGCAGTTCAAAATCATCAAGATCGAAAGTCTCAGGTAAAGTGATGGAATGGTAAGGTGCAGTGGACTCTTCTGGTGGCAAATCAACTGCGGTGGAGCGGAAAGCTTGCTTTACCTTAAGCAAGGCTTCACTGCAATCATCGAAAAGGTAATTCACCTTTCTGGAATATATCCTTACCACACCAAGCAGAAGATGACTGGATAAACGGAGTGCAATTGGTACTtcaggaaaaagaatggaatCTGTTCATTCATAAAAGTGACTACATGAATAATGAATAATcttaaacaattaaacataaaattagaTGATAATGAGTGCAGAACATGCATGTATGGTGTACTAAGGAATATCAATTTCCCTCAACATTGGAATTAATCTCCTCCAGACTGCAGAGGGCTTATAACAAAATTTCAGCATCAATAAATATTTAAAGTAAGCATTAGCTAACAGCTAGTCCTTAATCCTTCACTGTatacagaaacataaataattgtCTGCTAGCATTTTGCATGGATTAGATGCACTGAGAATAATTATCCCAACCAAGATGAGTCTTTCATTTGAACGGTAGGCTTTAATTCAGAAAGAGTTGCTCAATTTTTTTACACTATCCTACAACTAGATCAATCTGGAATAGACCAATCTAGCATTGCCGTTGCTTTTACATTCCATTTCCACCTTTATAAAAAAGATATGGAATAAACTAGTTTAAGTGTTTGCTATCAGCTGGGTAAGTTCTCTTAATCTAAAATAACCTCTTCAATAAGCTTTAGGGGTTTCATACTACTGCGGAAGGAGACGGAGACCCAGTGGCCGTCAGTAATCACACTGTTCATTGGGGCATTTTCCTTGAGGGAAATTTGTGTATACTTAACTTTCCGCCAATAAATCTGTAGTGCAATACAATGTTCTTTACTTACATCTCTTTGTGCACAGCTCATGATCTCTTTTAGGGGTGTCCACAGAAGACACACAAGTAGATTGGAAAGCTCAACCGTTGAGAAGGTTTGTCCTTCTGTTCATTCATTCACTTTTGAGCTCTCATTTTACAACATTTTTTCCATGTCATTCCTTTCAACAATTTTACTCTATCTTCTATGGTTTATTTCTCTACCTAAAGGATAATAAAAATAATCCAAAGCTAGAATAAGAGAATCCACTATCTAACACTACAATTGAGTTAGGGTGCAATATCCTTCATTTTAaaagaaactagggttttcaaATTCTAACTAAGATCATAACTACAAACTACCTCATTCAGAATACAAAAATCAATAGATAAACAAACTCAAACTTACCTACAGAGACGCCAATATCAGTATCCGCCACCTGATTTTTCCGGAGCTTCCTCTCCAAATGTGCAGCTATCCATATAGTCCCAAGAGGACCTTTCTTCGCCAAAATAAACTGAGAGTAAAACATATTACTTCACCTCACAAACTCCCTATTCCCAAAATCAACACCAAACACACCTTAATTTTCAATCCCCGTCCACAAACACGCCTAAAAACACACAAATCATAGCCACTTCTTAAAACCCCTctttacaaaccctaatttcaCCTTCTCCAAATACACCCAAACCGAACACGAAATAGCTCCAAAACCGTGGGAAATACGATACCTCACGGAAATATCAGAAACTCACCAGAAACAATTAGTTAGCAATCGCTGAATCGGTAGATCGATGGAAAACAAAACGAGAGTGTGAAGGAGGATAACCTTGAAGCGGAAAGTAGAAAAACCCTAACTACAAGCTGAAGTGAGGATCGAGGAAGAATCGTAGAGAGAAAAACCAAGAATTGGAAGAACAAAAAATGAGGGAAAATCGACGGAATTAAAATCGAgttgaaatttgaaagaaaactAAGAGTGATTATTGTATGGAGAGTGCGATCGagatttggttcggttttttatatATTCGACAAAAAATggtgaaaataataattaataggtGAGCACTCCTGTACCCATTCAATTTTATTGGGTACCAGTACCCTCTTGACATGTCCAATTTTGATAGGTCCACttatacaattttaatttaaattattaatattaattttatttataaaagtcattatattaataattacagatcattcaattaaacaaattaaaaaatcaacTCCACTTTCTCGttatttttttttacagaaacCTAATATTCCTCTTCTTCATGTAATTGGCTTTCTTCTTCATCTCCACTTTTATCTCCACTTTTACAGAATTTCAGTTATTGATCTAACTTCATCTTCCTCGATTCATTTTCGTATATTCATCTTTTGGCTACACCCATCTTTCAATTTAATCAATTTTGGTGAGTAACTTATTACTCTTTCAATCTATGAAATCATTTACGATAACTATtgaatttgattatttaattttaacttttctattgttgttttggttattttccaaTTTTTGAATTTTAGAGTTTTTTTAAGTAGCACTGCAATGACACAATTGCATTAGATTTGATTATGTAATTTTGGGGATAATCACTCatattgaataattttaatttaatttaggtttatgTTTAGAAATTCATGGTTTTATCATTTACTTTACaggaaaaaagaaaatatctCATTCTGAAAGAGATTCTAGAAAGTGGAGTTACTATGACCAAGGTATAATGTTTGATTTAACTCTGAATCTTGTTATTTCTTTATCATATAATTGAGAAGATAGGAGTAAACACTAATTTGAAGAGACTGGGCTGTGAAAAATAAAAGACATAACAATTAGAAAATGGATGACTAATTTTTCCGGTAACAGCAAAACATAGAAAGAAGAAGGAGTGACGGCTCTTGAGATTTCTCGCAAATGTACGATTTCTCGCAAGTCGGGGATCTTAAGATTTTCGAATAAGGGAAAATGTAGGTTCCTTAACTGACTGCCCTGGAGTTGAATTATGgttaaaaagagaaaattggtacCTTGGCTTTTAGGAACTATAGTCCTACTTTCCACCTTGGCTTTTAGGTGGTTATATATACTTGTCTTATatgcatttttttcttctttgtgacaATTGATATTTGATTGAAAGAGAGTTGGAAATGTATGATGAAGAGGAAGGCTATGGAGAGAAAAATGGTTGTGGGGGGTTGAGTATATAGGTAAATAAGTGATTCCCTTTGAAGtaatacttaaaatattttaagGAAAAATTCCAAGTTTTCACTTGTTTGTTGTGACTTCATGTCAAGGAGGTTGTGATTGTCTTTTATAACTTGGCTCTTGAATTCATGTGCTGAAATTCTAAACCCTCTTGTTATAGTGGTGTGAACACAAAATTAACCCTTTTTTTGTTGGTACATCGGTATAATTACAAGAATTAAGTATCTTAAGATGTTTATATTAAACTAGTTCTTAATTAATTTCTTAACAAACTTCTAACAATATCCCTTTGGAGCCAAAACAAAATTTATGTCTCTTTCTTACTGATATCCTTTTGAGTTTAGGTTTAAGTATGATTAGTTAGCAAGAGATGATCCTTTTGAGTTTAGGATGAGTAATTTGCATATAGCCTAATGTTTTGATATGGTTAAGTCGTTGTTAAATAAGATTTATCTACACATAGAATCTTGTAAGTTTTGTCACATTTGAAccatgattaaattaaaattcctACATAAAGTCTTCTAAAAGTCGAAgataattttatttgttaatctCAAATTGATTATGAACTaactaaagaaaagaaaatttgattataaaCAATTCTATATCTTGATGAGAGAAACTGGAGCAAACTGATCAAAATTTGAAGAGAGAAAAAAGACATGAATAATTCTATAGTTTGAGTGTTTTTCAAATGTGTGTTCATACTTCATACTAATATTAACACTTTTAGCATAGCAAGTTAGTAACAGCATAACTAAAGTTTCAAATGTGTTAATATTTTCTTACATTctttgtatatatttatttaacttcTATGTTATGCTTCATGGAATCTATTTGTAACAATACTACTTTTACTTTGACGATGGAATGTTGGTTTGATATTTTTATAATTCAACGTCAAATatgcattttataatttttatcatTGTAACTACTAGCTTGTTTATTGTTAAGTTTAGTACTTCACATCTTCCAACCTTATGATTTTGATAATTACTCATAAAAATTTACTCATTATGCTTTCACCTTCTCCTTGTCGTTTATTTCTCCAAAATcaataatcagaacatggtgttGCTTTGCTACAATTGGAGTTTTAATTGTGTTTGTTGAGTTTAGATGAAAAGGAATATTTGAACCAGGGTAGGACCATACTAGAGAATCAACGAGAATAGTTGGTGGAAACAAGAAGTGAAAAGGAttggaattttgtttttcttttgcgtGAATAATATCACGAATGATGTGATAGGAGAAACATACCTATCCAGGGGGTAGTTTTCTCCATAAGAGAGTATTTGCTCATtctgactatatatatatatatatatatatatatatatatatatatatatatatatatatatatatatatatatatatatatactccaagAGTAAATTAAAAGTGTTACTCCAATTCACAactattgattttgttttaatcTTATGGTCCTAAATTATGCTTAATTATTGTCACGTGATCAATCTTAAACTGAATCAAATCTAAAAAACGAAATTCCAAATATCCATGGTTGTCTCTTATATGTATTGCATTGTTGTTGGTTTGGTGATAGGTTTGGTAGTGTTACTTTATATTCATTCCCTTTGTGATCTTGCATTAAAACACCGTAAGAAAGCAAGGAATTATCAAGGTCagaacttgaaaacaaatgagtcatttattttttttcttcacacctgctacttatttgtttttatattctATGCACTTtgctttttgtttgttttggttttgtGATTTCTTTTGGCGTACCAACACTTAAGGTTATTACTTTTTCATGTGGTGCAGACAATAAATGCGGTAGGAGTAACGATTCTAAAGTAGACATTCAATTCATAAAGATTATAAATTGTGTAGTAAGCATGGATAATGGTGAAGATGCTAATGAGAGGAACAATGGTAGTTATGTGGATAATGAAGAAGGAAAAGATGATTTGGATGATTACAAAGATATAGGTGAAATCTCAGATGATGATATAAGAGATATGAAATTTGAATCAGAGAAAAAAGCTTGTGAGTTTTATGAAACATATGCAGAATATCATGGGTTTGCTGTAAGAAGAGATGAGATTGACCgtgatttcaaaaaaaatattgttatgcGCCAATTAGTTTGTAATAGAGAGGGGAAAAGACATAAAAAACATATGTTAAGGGTGGATCGACATAGGGGGCCAAGGCCAATCACTCGAACAGGTTGTCTTGCTCGGTTGCGTGTGGCATATGATGTAGTGAGTAGAGGTTGGAGAGTTGTTGCATTTGAATCCGCTCATAATCATAAGTTAACTCCACAGCGGTTTGTCCATTTTATTCCTAAGTATCGTCGACTGAGTGAAGCTGATAAAGCGCTTGTTGATGGCTTGCATACATGTGGTGTTAGAACATGTCATATTTTGGGTTTTATGTTGGGTCAGAAAGGTGGTCATGAAGATTTGGGATTTATCAAGAAGGACCtatataattattttagtaaTGGAGCCAAGGTTAAAAGAGAAAATGGAGATGCTTTTGCTGCTTTGTCTTATTTACAGGCTAAAGCCGACAATGATCCGATGTTTTTTTCGAAGTTTACCACAACAGAGGATGGTCGTCTACAAAATTTATTTTGGTCAGATGGAACTAGCCGATTTGACTTTGAATGTTTTGGTGATGTGGTTGCATTTGACACGACCTATAAaaagaacaggtacaacaaaccttttgttattttttgtgGGTACAATCATCATGGTGAAACTACAATTTTTGGGTGTGCTTTAATTTCGGACGAAAAGACAGAGACATATAAGTGGGTTTTAAATGCCTTTTCTGAAGCAATGTTCCATAAAAGTCCAAATGTATTTGTTACTGACGGAGATGGTGCGATGCGGGAAGCTATTAGAGTTGAATTTCCAAATGCGTCACATCGCCTCTGTTTATGGCATTTACATCAAAATGCTATTGAGAATGTCAAGAATACAAAGTTCCTAGAAGAGTTTAAGTCATTGATATATGCTAACTATACCCCTGAGACATTTGAAGATGAGTGGAAGAGGATTATTGATGATAATGGTCTATCAGAGAACAAATGGGTTAAGAAAACTTATGAGATAAAGAAAATGTGGTCGAGTGCGTACATGCGAGACACACCTTTTTGTGGTATAAGAACTACATCAATGTGTGAAGGTATCAATTCATTTATCCAGGGGTATGTGGACAATAAAAACAGTCTTGTGGATTTCATGCATAATTTTGAAAGAGCTTTGAAAGAATACAGACATAACGAATTATTATCTGATTTTAAGTCGTTCTATTATGAACCCGTGTTGACAAGTGCTTTAGAAGGAATTGAGACTGGAGCATCAGAGATATTTACATGTAAAAAATTTAGGGATGTTAAAAATGAGATAGAAGGTGCAGCTGCATTGAATATCATTGAAAGAATTGAGACCGGTAATAACGTGACATTGAAGATGAATAGATTTTGCAATCCAAATTCTGAATTTTCAGTTTGTCTCGAGAGGACGGAGAGTGTATTTTTATGTGATTGTCGACTGTTTGAACGTTTAGGAATTCCGTGCTCTCACATTATTTGTGCCATGAGGCATGAGCATATGAATGTGTTTCCAAAAAGTTTGATTTGTAAGAGATGGACTAAATCAGCCAAGGATGATCACATTTCGTCGGTGTTTTCTGA encodes:
- the LOC131629359 gene encoding protein FAR1-RELATED SEQUENCE 5-like encodes the protein MDNGEDANERNNGSYVDNEEGKDDLDDYKDIGEISDDDIRDMKFESEKKACEFYETYAEYHGFAVRRDEIDRDFKKNIVMRQLVCNREGKRHKKHMLRVDRHRGPRPITRTGCLARLRVAYDVVSRGWRVVAFESAHNHKLTPQRFVHFIPKYRRLSEADKALVDGLHTCGVRTCHILGFMLGQKGGHEDLGFIKKDLYNYFSNGAKVKRENGDAFAALSYLQAKADNDPMFFSKFTTTEDGRLQNLFWSDGTSRFDFECFGDVVAFDTTYKKNRYNKPFVIFCGYNHHGETTIFGCALISDEKTETYKWVLNAFSEAMFHKSPNVFVTDGDGAMREAIRVEFPNASHRLCLWHLHQNAIENVKNTKFLEEFKSLIYANYTPETFEDEWKRIIDDNGLSENKWVKKTYEIKKMWSSAYMRDTPFCGIRTTSMCEGINSFIQGYVDNKNSLVDFMHNFERALKEYRHNELLSDFKSFYYEPVLTSALEGIETGASEIFTCKKFRDVKNEIEGAAALNIIERIETGNNVTLKMNRFCNPNSEFSVCLERTESVFLCDCRLFERLGIPCSHIICAMRHEHMNVFPKSLICKRWTKSAKDDHISSVFSEESESEKLFMFRRGAMFAAFNTLCDVSCKDSGSYKEALEGIYKLCENIKKHLEVNDKRKSNPSVIGDPVEAKTKGAPHKKRKSWKTKGAIRKGKNSWKSRQCSHCKLPDHTKRKCPVLAARDDLHQVDDKVSSDQSMNFNMSISHNINDDIDSLKVSNKNKVVDSTRGSKQKGKGVNVAFTTKDSINKITSKQIDKEKSIGPKVNMADKNEKVSPTVSAFVTQSNAFNTESNVMGHDSVFGNSNVKMGSFNATWNNGVGYGAHYNGVPNQNVSIFPQFVPNQGALICPQFVPSQSASFFPQFVPNQRASIFPQFPSVDNFTTHSNSSLYNRGHNIPHNTHFMGTLKEMEHSAKLTKNKDENEDSKHEKHNR